The following proteins are co-located in the Calliphora vicina chromosome 2, idCalVici1.1, whole genome shotgun sequence genome:
- the dgt2 gene encoding augmin complex subunit dgt2: MDCNETTRIINSETNEQLLRTHDEELTKLRKLRLVIKELKQIDCTQLMLPDKEQVKKAIVVIKIGEYLYLNDKKDQVLNLGVVSSINLNYTERKAVRHQLTINMLKEMQGINTFSTKLRSELPEVFSDSDSLHTQILSLEKQRRANLENLILLRNRKCNFLKVVAELKMGPYLACELEVMFAKARHNQTKVNLLRGYFINELLTRTEHNLKAIREVEGYINEAIEKEQEVSN; the protein is encoded by the exons ATGGATTGTAACGAAACTACGCGTATTATAAATTCGGAAACAAATGAACAATTGCTAAGAACTCATGATGAAGAATTAACCAAACTTCGTAAATTACGTTTGGTAATTAAGGAGCTCAAACAAATTGACTGCACCCAGCTAATGCTGCCTGACAAGGAACAAGTGAAAAAGGCCATTGTGGTAATAAAAATTGGTGAATATCTTTATTTAAATGACAAAAAGGATCAAGTGCTAA ATCTAGGTGTAGTTAGTTCCATAAATCTCAATTACACTGAAAGAAAAGCTGTGCGTCATCAATTAACTATAAATATGCTAAAGGAAATGCAAGGCATaaatacttttagtactaaattacgCTCTGAGTTGCCAGAAGTATTTAGCGATAGCGACTCTTTGCATACCCAGATTTTATCATTGGAAAAGCAGAGGCGTGCCAATTTGGAAAATCTGATACTGTTGCGAAATCGTAAATGCAATTTTCTTAAAGTCGTCGCTGAGTTGAAAATGGGTCCTTATTTAGCCTGTGAATTGGAGGTTATGTTTGCTAAAGCTCGTCATAATCAAACCAAAGTTAATCTCCTGCGCGGATACTTTATAAATGAGTTGTTAACGCGCACCGAACACAATTTGAAAGCCATACGTGAGGTGGAAGGGTATATTAATGAGGCTATAGAGAAGGAACAAGAAGTTAGTAATTAA
- the LOC135951853 gene encoding uncharacterized protein LOC135951853 — protein sequence MDSEVSSKKSKINKKLKNSAEVIKKEDKKGIVRKQQELMRVLHVKNFQLQNGNLSYLDYVELKEELFRLNALKDVFNIMSGTME from the exons ATGGATTCAgaa GTATCGAGTAAAAAgtctaaaatcaataaaaaattaaagaattctgccgaagttattaaaaaagaagaCAAAAAAGGAATCGTGCGTAAACAACAGGAACTTATGCGAGTGCTACAcgttaaaaattttcaactacAAAATGGAAATCTTTCTTACTTAGATTATGTTGAATTAAAGGAAGAACTCTTCCGTTTGAATGCTTTAAAGGATGTATTCAATATAATGTCAGGCACAATGGAGTAA